A region of Legionella donaldsonii DNA encodes the following proteins:
- a CDS encoding transporter substrate-binding domain-containing protein, translating into MKAIRYLTVLIVLLSMPLYGTPLKIAVSVYDPPFVLQEAQGHFHGFDIAMMQYVCKELKRPCQFVPILDRHLLDAVEHGEANVAASSILISVSRANQVNFSSPYLASKVRFVSLRKVGQQSSEIATFSKKKIGMADKALAEQIEQLGTLNAKIILFKQHDTLVQALLRKKIDFALMPHHIAEHWHLHSAGLIQFVGEPLYLGLGVAVAVNRKDVKLLSDINIALFHYQASNEFKKDFETYLLTY; encoded by the coding sequence ATGAAAGCAATTCGCTACCTGACTGTGCTGATTGTCTTGCTGAGTATGCCCCTATATGGGACTCCATTAAAAATTGCAGTTTCAGTTTATGATCCGCCCTTTGTTCTTCAGGAAGCCCAGGGACATTTCCATGGTTTTGATATCGCGATGATGCAATATGTTTGCAAGGAGTTAAAGCGCCCTTGCCAGTTTGTACCTATTCTGGACAGACACTTGCTAGACGCCGTAGAACATGGTGAGGCCAATGTGGCAGCCAGCTCCATTCTTATTTCGGTTTCTCGCGCTAATCAGGTCAATTTTTCATCACCCTATCTGGCCAGTAAAGTGCGTTTTGTCTCGCTAAGAAAAGTTGGGCAACAATCAAGTGAAATAGCGACCTTCTCCAAGAAAAAAATTGGTATGGCTGACAAGGCATTAGCAGAACAGATCGAGCAGCTTGGAACATTGAATGCAAAAATCATTTTGTTTAAGCAACATGACACGCTGGTTCAAGCACTGTTGCGAAAAAAAATAGACTTCGCCTTGATGCCTCATCATATTGCGGAACACTGGCATCTTCACTCAGCGGGATTAATCCAATTTGTTGGTGAGCCCTTGTATTTAGGTTTGGGGGTTGCCGTTGCCGTTAATCGGAAGGATGTTAAATTATTGAGTGATATCAATATCGCGTTGTTCCACTATCAGGCCAGCAATGAGTTTAAAAAAGATTTCGAAACTTATTTACTGACCTATTAA
- a CDS encoding DUF1566 domain-containing protein, with protein MKIKHLIQKMLMGICVILITTLAYAGKPLWTFIPLTDTTVILPLTGAGTVKYKVTNQSQKSHTLVMTTIPGIVQATTAGNCSNPFVLGYQESCILTLTIDGGALSGNVKHGPIVCEQFSSSLCYQPSEHESLNIIRETAVYSAIGGSVFGLLGTLVLQNNSGDVLTMNADGPFTFSNSLPPGSPYLVTVQTQPATQTCTVSNGSGITNKTDVTNITVNCSTNTHTVGGTLSGLSGTVVLQNNGTDNLPVNNSGSFTFSTPVAQGAGYNVTVLAQPATQTCTVTNGSGSVGTTDIASVQVNCADNAFNVGGTVSGLSGTVVLQNNGTDDLFINNNGSYTFSTQVAQGAGYNVSILTQPVTQTCTITNGSGTMGGMDVTNVDVNCINNTILSTSITDLALSVNNTVLNAALTGTARVITLRNTGSFTAVNLNITPPTWPTGTTSITTCGSSLTAGNDCTITITPGSTATSNGTNPCSNGTAPVAGEIQITANNANSISTNVVVLSYGCIYQGGYVFSVNDSTPNTSSIKGKVAATSDEATLQWATVSNDTGADSNSNGLANTTVLETPAGQYPAAQACSNKTTQGYSDWYLPAICEMGYDASSDGSGCGSGGAPLLQNLYTNLKTNGNIGGFGTAIYWSSTEASASPLIVAWLQLFINGSQTFTNKTGNFRIRCVRSF; from the coding sequence ATGAAGATAAAGCATTTAATACAAAAAATGCTTATGGGGATATGCGTTATCCTCATTACTACTCTAGCTTACGCAGGAAAACCCTTATGGACGTTCATACCCTTAACAGATACCACAGTAATTTTACCACTTACTGGCGCAGGAACTGTCAAATATAAAGTCACGAATCAATCCCAAAAATCACATACACTCGTGATGACAACAATTCCTGGTATTGTTCAGGCTACCACAGCAGGTAATTGCTCTAATCCATTTGTTTTAGGCTATCAAGAATCCTGTATCCTAACGTTAACTATCGATGGCGGCGCCTTGAGTGGGAATGTTAAACATGGCCCTATAGTGTGCGAACAATTTAGTTCATCTCTATGTTATCAGCCAAGTGAGCATGAAAGCCTGAATATTATCAGAGAAACTGCTGTATATTCGGCAATAGGTGGCTCTGTTTTCGGTCTTCTAGGCACTTTGGTCTTACAAAATAATAGTGGTGATGTATTGACCATGAATGCGGATGGCCCTTTTACTTTTTCCAATAGTTTACCCCCAGGAAGCCCTTATTTAGTTACAGTTCAAACTCAGCCGGCCACTCAAACTTGCACAGTAAGTAATGGTAGCGGTATCACTAACAAGACAGATGTGACCAACATAACAGTCAACTGTTCCACTAATACACATACAGTAGGAGGAACTTTATCAGGCTTATCAGGCACGGTTGTGCTTCAAAATAATGGTACAGATAATTTGCCTGTTAATAATAGTGGTTCATTTACCTTTTCAACTCCAGTGGCACAAGGGGCTGGTTATAACGTCACTGTATTAGCCCAACCAGCCACGCAAACCTGCACGGTAACAAATGGCAGTGGTTCGGTGGGAACGACCGACATCGCCAGTGTGCAAGTCAATTGTGCTGACAATGCTTTTAATGTGGGAGGTACTGTATCCGGCTTATCGGGTACAGTTGTGCTACAAAATAACGGGACAGATGATTTGTTTATTAATAACAATGGCTCATATACCTTTTCCACACAAGTGGCACAAGGGGCTGGCTATAACGTCAGCATATTAACTCAACCCGTTACGCAAACCTGTACGATAACAAATGGCAGCGGAACAATGGGGGGAATGGATGTAACCAATGTTGATGTTAACTGTATTAATAATACCATTTTATCTACCAGCATTACGGACTTGGCACTCTCTGTAAATAACACCGTACTCAACGCGGCTTTAACAGGTACAGCACGCGTGATTACTCTAAGGAACACAGGGAGCTTTACAGCAGTGAATCTGAATATTACTCCGCCTACCTGGCCTACAGGTACAACAAGCATAACGACCTGTGGCAGTAGTCTAACAGCAGGAAACGATTGTACTATTACTATTACTCCCGGTAGCACTGCCACCTCTAATGGTACAAATCCATGTTCTAATGGTACAGCACCGGTAGCGGGAGAAATCCAGATAACTGCGAATAATGCAAATAGCATTTCAACGAACGTGGTGGTATTGAGTTATGGTTGTATCTATCAAGGAGGCTACGTGTTCTCTGTAAATGACAGCACCCCAAATACGAGTAGTATTAAAGGTAAAGTAGCAGCCACTTCAGACGAGGCAACTTTACAATGGGCAACTGTATCCAATGACACTGGTGCCGATAGCAATTCAAATGGCTTGGCGAACACAACCGTGCTGGAGACACCCGCAGGGCAATATCCAGCCGCGCAGGCTTGTTCAAACAAAACAACCCAAGGTTACTCCGATTGGTATCTGCCAGCTATTTGTGAAATGGGCTATGATGCCTCAAGTGACGGTAGTGGTTGCGGTTCTGGAGGGGCCCCCCTATTACAAAATCTGTATACCAATCTAAAAACAAACGGCAATATAGGAGGGTTTGGTACAGCTATCTATTGGAGTTCTACTGAGGCGTCTGCAAGCCCACTCATTGTTGCGTGGCTTCAACTCTTCATTAATGGCAGCCAAACCTTCACCAATAAAACTGGCAATTTCCGGATCAGGTGTGTTCGTAGTTTTTAG
- the lspD gene encoding GspD family T2SS secretin variant LspD: protein MRKFAFYVVVLCYLTLAHAADVNIRKVTYEGNPAYMLDVGAFTHENNALQLKFKLASLTKQPVTIDLSPDKKLYFVKVGPLTDYDLVQTIQKQILAETPLPTINSLPQQQPLLPVATPVAAKKSEADEIEETEPEEKPQSALNAKQKLWNLRNADIRAVIAEVSRVTGKNFVIDPRVQGKISIVSSTPMSDKELYQVFLSILQVSGYAAIPSGDVIKIIPNIDAKTQSPDLLSQMRNPPRGDDMMVEVIPVHYVPAEQLVPVLRPLMPQWSSVSAYAPSNMLILSGRASNIKQLSHIIKQVDSSSSNGIDIVPLRHALAMDVANTLKDIVKTQPGSGHSQTMLAADDRSNAILLSGSKTERIRLRLLIAKLDRQSPNGTNSNTQVVYLHYLRAEDLVPILAGIAQANFSGNVGTTIGTITRPELDSTNPASNLVNNSSSGNQSSMSAPSSQTSYGSSNPAATPNTSGASTQNEGTTKPTVQIIAEPNTNSIIINAPASLIRILKSVISQLDIRPAQLLIEALVAEVDESDINNLGIEWGSDQQTGKPSDFRPGFAIINSKTSIDDFQAQIYALAQQRKANILSTPSVVVLDNRQAKILVGKQVSVATTTYPNNAGGTTTASPYVTFDRVNVALHLYVRPQITRGSGIQLQIDQGNDTLDPASTTNTDNPTFKISSIVTSVHVESGDIVVLGGLTQDSLGKDDNRIPIIGDIPGLGRLFQHNIRNREKRVLMVFIKPIILRSENDAVHISGNKYNNIRQYQLDWLRKEDYNETDDQILLPPLNQPATLPRPFAPLPRETVVMGSGHGK, encoded by the coding sequence ATGCGAAAATTTGCGTTTTACGTGGTGGTTTTATGCTATTTAACCCTTGCCCATGCCGCTGACGTCAATATTAGAAAAGTTACCTATGAAGGCAACCCGGCCTATATGCTTGATGTGGGCGCTTTCACGCACGAAAATAACGCGCTTCAGCTCAAATTTAAACTTGCATCCTTAACGAAGCAGCCCGTTACAATTGATTTATCACCTGACAAAAAATTGTACTTTGTCAAAGTTGGCCCACTCACCGATTATGATCTTGTACAAACTATTCAAAAGCAAATACTCGCAGAGACACCCCTGCCAACAATTAACAGCCTTCCTCAACAACAACCCCTATTGCCCGTAGCAACGCCAGTCGCTGCTAAAAAAAGCGAAGCGGACGAAATTGAAGAAACTGAACCGGAAGAAAAACCTCAATCGGCGCTTAATGCAAAGCAAAAACTATGGAATCTGCGAAACGCAGATATTCGTGCTGTCATTGCTGAAGTATCACGCGTTACAGGTAAGAATTTTGTGATCGATCCTCGCGTGCAAGGCAAAATATCGATTGTTTCCAGTACACCCATGTCTGATAAAGAATTATATCAGGTATTTCTGTCTATCTTGCAGGTTTCTGGGTATGCAGCCATACCCAGCGGAGATGTGATCAAAATTATCCCCAATATCGATGCCAAAACTCAATCACCGGATTTACTGAGCCAAATGCGTAATCCACCACGTGGCGATGATATGATGGTAGAGGTTATACCAGTTCATTACGTTCCTGCTGAACAGCTTGTCCCTGTGCTTCGCCCTCTAATGCCACAGTGGAGCAGTGTATCAGCCTATGCCCCCTCTAATATGTTGATTTTATCCGGACGGGCGAGCAACATTAAACAACTATCACATATTATCAAGCAGGTAGATAGCTCCTCCTCTAATGGCATTGACATCGTGCCTTTAAGACATGCACTAGCCATGGACGTGGCCAATACTTTAAAAGATATTGTAAAAACACAACCAGGCAGCGGTCATAGTCAAACCATGTTAGCAGCCGACGATCGTTCCAATGCCATTTTACTCAGTGGTAGTAAAACTGAACGCATACGACTACGCCTGTTGATTGCCAAATTAGATCGACAAAGCCCTAATGGTACTAATAGTAATACTCAGGTCGTATATCTGCATTATTTACGCGCAGAAGATTTAGTCCCTATCTTGGCAGGCATTGCGCAGGCTAATTTTAGTGGTAATGTTGGTACTACCATCGGGACAATTACCAGACCAGAACTTGATAGCACTAACCCCGCTTCAAATCTGGTGAATAACTCTTCCAGCGGCAATCAAAGCAGCATGTCTGCTCCCAGCTCTCAAACATCCTACGGTAGTAGCAATCCAGCTGCGACTCCTAATACAAGCGGCGCAAGCACCCAAAATGAAGGAACAACCAAACCAACCGTGCAAATCATTGCAGAGCCCAATACCAATTCTATAATTATCAATGCTCCGGCAAGCCTTATTCGGATTTTAAAATCAGTTATCAGTCAACTGGATATTCGTCCTGCCCAGCTATTAATTGAAGCCCTGGTTGCTGAAGTTGATGAAAGTGATATCAATAACCTGGGTATAGAATGGGGCTCTGACCAGCAGACGGGTAAACCAAGTGATTTTAGGCCAGGTTTTGCCATTATCAATTCAAAAACATCCATTGATGATTTTCAAGCACAAATTTATGCACTGGCACAACAACGCAAGGCAAATATTCTATCAACGCCATCTGTTGTCGTATTGGATAACAGGCAAGCTAAAATTCTGGTAGGTAAGCAGGTGTCAGTGGCAACCACCACTTATCCTAATAACGCAGGTGGAACTACCACAGCCAGTCCTTATGTGACCTTTGATCGAGTTAACGTTGCCTTGCATTTGTATGTCAGACCACAGATTACTCGCGGGAGTGGCATTCAATTACAAATTGATCAGGGTAACGATACCCTTGACCCAGCCAGTACGACAAATACTGATAACCCTACTTTTAAAATTTCCAGTATCGTCACCTCAGTGCATGTGGAAAGTGGTGACATTGTTGTTCTTGGGGGATTGACCCAGGACAGTTTAGGGAAGGATGATAACCGTATTCCTATTATTGGGGATATACCCGGTCTGGGGCGCCTTTTCCAACACAATATCCGTAACCGTGAAAAACGAGTATTGATGGTCTTCATCAAACCAATTATTTTAAGAAGCGAAAATGATGCCGTACATATCTCTGGTAACAAGTATAATAATATACGCCAATATCAGTTAGACTGGTTACGTAAAGAAGACTATAACGAAACCGATGATCAAATATTATTGCCACCTCTAAATCAGCCAGCAACGTTGCCGCGCCCCTTTGCTCCTTTACCTAGAGAAACCGTAGTAATGGGTAGCGGTCATGGAAAATAA
- the lspE gene encoding GspE family T2SS ATPase variant LspE: MENNDKPKRLPYLFAKNQGVIATQEEGGNILVYHLATPSLQILAEIKRLLGGKLILKEVNESEFQQQLAHLYQSQGSILDAAEGMEEEMDLSLLAGQLPISEDLLDNQDDAPIIRLLNALFTQAIKQKASDIHIETYENRVLVRNRIDGVLHEVLEIQRAIAPLVISRVKVMAKLDIAEKRIPQDGRIALRIGGHNIDVRVSTLPSNHGERIVLRILDKQTAQLDLSLLGMPKTTMAAMRKMIAQPHGIILVTGPTGSGKTTSLYAMLTELNQVSRNILTIEDPIEYDLPGVGQTQVNTKVQMTFAKGLRAILRQDPDVVMIGEIRDLETAEIAVQASLTGHLVLSTLHTNSALGALTRLHDMGVESFLLSSSIVGLIAQRLVRKLCQHCKIPHNLRDDELELMGIQAGTDTSKVCEPLGCDHCNQLGYRGRTGIYELITIDEVLRGMIHRNESLQIIDNYLRPATPTIREDGFKRVLAGDTSLAEILRVTSQH, from the coding sequence ATGGAAAATAATGACAAACCCAAACGACTACCCTATCTTTTTGCCAAAAATCAGGGCGTTATCGCCACTCAGGAAGAAGGAGGCAACATTCTGGTTTATCATTTAGCCACTCCGTCCTTACAGATTCTGGCTGAAATTAAGCGACTTTTAGGGGGCAAACTGATCCTTAAAGAAGTTAATGAGTCTGAATTTCAACAACAGCTGGCTCATCTATATCAATCGCAAGGCTCTATTCTTGATGCAGCGGAAGGAATGGAAGAGGAAATGGACCTCTCACTCCTTGCTGGTCAATTGCCTATTAGTGAAGACCTGCTTGATAATCAGGATGATGCCCCTATAATTCGTTTGCTCAACGCTCTATTTACCCAGGCCATCAAACAAAAGGCTTCTGATATTCACATTGAAACCTATGAGAATCGTGTCCTGGTACGGAATCGTATCGATGGAGTACTGCATGAAGTATTAGAAATTCAGCGTGCCATTGCTCCCCTGGTCATATCTAGGGTTAAAGTTATGGCAAAGTTAGACATTGCCGAAAAACGCATTCCGCAGGATGGTCGTATTGCACTGCGTATTGGAGGTCATAATATTGATGTTCGGGTATCCACTCTTCCTTCTAATCACGGTGAACGCATCGTTTTGCGGATTTTAGATAAGCAAACGGCGCAATTGGATTTAAGTCTTTTAGGGATGCCCAAAACGACTATGGCTGCCATGCGGAAGATGATCGCACAACCGCATGGCATTATCTTGGTAACCGGCCCTACCGGTTCCGGGAAAACCACTTCACTCTATGCGATGTTAACGGAACTGAACCAGGTAAGCCGCAATATCTTAACCATTGAAGATCCGATTGAATATGATTTACCCGGTGTAGGACAAACCCAGGTGAATACCAAGGTACAAATGACCTTTGCTAAAGGCTTACGTGCCATCTTGCGCCAAGATCCTGATGTCGTCATGATTGGGGAAATCCGTGATCTTGAAACCGCTGAAATCGCTGTTCAGGCAAGTTTAACCGGCCATTTAGTTCTCTCTACCTTGCATACTAACTCAGCCTTAGGAGCCTTGACTCGTTTGCATGATATGGGTGTTGAATCATTTTTATTATCATCAAGTATTGTGGGTTTGATTGCTCAACGTTTAGTCAGAAAACTATGCCAACATTGCAAAATCCCCCACAATTTGAGAGATGATGAGCTGGAATTGATGGGCATTCAAGCGGGAACCGATACCTCAAAAGTTTGCGAGCCACTGGGTTGTGATCATTGTAATCAATTAGGCTATCGTGGCCGGACAGGTATTTATGAATTAATCACTATCGATGAGGTCTTACGCGGAATGATTCATCGCAATGAAAGTCTGCAAATTATTGATAACTATCTTCGCCCGGCTACCCCCACGATACGCGAAGATGGATTCAAACGAGTACTGGCCGGTGACACTTCACTGGCAGAAATCTTACGTGTAACCAGCCAACATTAA
- the cysS gene encoding cysteine--tRNA ligase → MLNLYNSLTRKKEPFKPMQPGKIGMYVCGITVYDRCHLGHARSMVCFDVIVRFLRSQGYEVTYVRNITDIDDKIIVRANERGVSINELTSQYIKAMHDDASALNILPPDIEPRATGHIDSIIKLIQRLIDTDHAYVSDNGDVCYQVDSFKNYGKLSHKDLEGLMAGARIEVVKEKRSPLDFVLWKKAKPDEPSWPSPWGDGRPGWHIECSAMAMHELGEQFDIHGGGLDLQFPHHENEIAQSEAASGKNFANYWLHVGMLQVNNEKMAKSVGNFFTIEDILGQHHPEVIRYFLLSSHYRSSLNYSEENLQNARKALTRLYQSLKEIELSANHEIDNEWLAQFNQAMNDDFNTPVALAVLFQLSHELNKTNSPRLAATLKHLASLLGLLQAEPESFLQAGLQDDEKDMIENLIKERLEARTQRNWARADEIRTLLANKGIELEDGANGTTWRKRGE, encoded by the coding sequence ATGTTAAATCTTTATAATTCACTTACACGAAAAAAAGAACCATTCAAACCCATGCAACCCGGTAAAATCGGGATGTATGTTTGTGGCATTACAGTTTATGACCGTTGCCATTTAGGCCATGCCCGTTCGATGGTTTGTTTTGATGTGATTGTTCGCTTCTTACGTTCTCAAGGCTATGAAGTGACTTATGTGCGTAATATTACTGATATTGATGACAAAATTATTGTCCGTGCTAATGAGCGCGGCGTATCGATTAATGAGCTAACAAGTCAGTACATCAAAGCAATGCATGATGATGCATCCGCCTTAAATATTTTGCCCCCTGATATAGAACCGCGAGCTACAGGACATATTGATTCTATTATTAAATTAATTCAACGATTAATTGATACGGATCATGCCTATGTCAGTGACAATGGCGATGTTTGTTATCAAGTGGATTCTTTCAAAAATTATGGCAAATTATCCCACAAAGATTTGGAGGGTCTAATGGCCGGAGCTCGAATTGAGGTAGTCAAAGAAAAGCGCTCTCCTTTAGATTTCGTTTTGTGGAAAAAAGCAAAACCCGATGAGCCGAGTTGGCCTTCCCCATGGGGAGATGGACGTCCAGGCTGGCACATTGAATGTTCAGCAATGGCAATGCATGAATTGGGTGAGCAATTTGATATTCACGGTGGCGGATTGGATTTGCAATTTCCTCATCATGAAAATGAAATTGCTCAGAGTGAGGCAGCAAGTGGTAAAAATTTTGCCAATTATTGGCTGCATGTCGGAATGTTGCAGGTGAATAATGAAAAAATGGCGAAATCAGTAGGTAATTTTTTTACTATTGAGGACATATTAGGACAGCATCATCCCGAAGTGATTCGTTATTTTTTGTTAAGTAGTCACTATCGCAGTTCATTAAATTACTCTGAAGAAAATTTGCAGAATGCTCGTAAAGCATTGACAAGACTTTATCAATCTTTAAAAGAGATTGAGTTAAGTGCCAATCATGAAATCGATAATGAATGGCTTGCTCAGTTTAACCAGGCCATGAATGACGATTTTAATACGCCAGTTGCTCTGGCAGTCTTGTTTCAGTTAAGTCATGAACTTAATAAGACGAATTCACCTCGCCTCGCTGCTACGTTAAAACATTTGGCTTCCCTGTTAGGGTTACTTCAAGCTGAGCCAGAATCTTTCTTGCAAGCGGGTCTGCAAGATGATGAGAAAGATATGATTGAAAATCTGATTAAGGAACGATTAGAAGCGCGTACCCAGCGTAACTGGGCGCGTGCTGATGAAATTAGAACCCTCTTGGCAAATAAAGGAATTGAATTGGAAGATGGGGCAAATGGCACAACGTGGAGAAAGCGAGGAGAATAG
- a CDS encoding glutamine--tRNA ligase/YqeY domain fusion protein translates to MTENSEKRPHFIRQLISEELASGKHQDVITRFPPEPNGYLHIGHAKSICLNFGLAEEFAGRCYLRFDDTNPIKEEEEFVNAIIDDVKWLGFKWCEMTHSSDYYQQLYDYAVDLIKQGKAYVDSLSMEEIRAYRGTLQEPGRESPYRNRSVAENLDLFARMKAGEFADGAHVLRARIDMQAGNVNMRDPVLYRIRHAHHQRTGDEWCIYPMYDYAHPLSDALEKITHSLCTLEFQDHRPLYDWFINNLPVPAKPVQTEFARLNLSHTVTSKRKLRELVEKKIVTGWDDPRLPTLRGMRKRGYPAAALRQFCEIIGISRSDSVIDMSLLEECVRDELNKTAKRALCVVEPLKVIIENYPEGKVEKLEAPFHPQDPQAGNRILPFSREIYIERSDFMEDPPKKYFRLSPGAEVRLRHAYVIRCTEVVHDEQGNISELRCTYDEDTLGKNPSDRKIKGVIHWVSCEQAHPVAIYQFDRLFNDANPAREEDFLQFLNHDSLQVQEAFCEPSLAKQSLEEVFQFERLGYYCVNQLNNDKVSAFHRVVGLKDTWGKMG, encoded by the coding sequence ATGACCGAAAATAGTGAAAAAAGACCTCATTTTATTAGACAGTTGATTTCAGAAGAGCTAGCCAGTGGCAAGCATCAGGATGTTATAACTCGTTTTCCCCCAGAACCTAATGGTTATTTGCATATAGGGCATGCCAAATCAATTTGTTTGAATTTTGGCCTGGCTGAAGAATTTGCGGGACGGTGCTATTTGCGTTTTGATGATACGAATCCTATTAAGGAAGAAGAGGAGTTTGTTAATGCAATTATCGATGATGTGAAGTGGTTAGGGTTTAAATGGTGTGAGATGACCCACTCTTCTGACTATTATCAGCAATTGTATGATTACGCAGTTGATTTAATCAAGCAAGGCAAGGCTTATGTTGATAGTTTAAGCATGGAAGAAATCCGAGCCTACCGTGGTACTTTACAAGAGCCTGGCCGTGAAAGTCCCTATCGAAATCGTTCAGTTGCTGAAAATCTTGATTTGTTTGCCCGGATGAAAGCCGGTGAGTTTGCCGATGGGGCCCATGTATTACGTGCACGCATCGATATGCAAGCAGGTAATGTTAATATGCGTGATCCGGTTCTTTACCGGATAAGACATGCCCATCATCAGCGCACAGGGGATGAGTGGTGTATTTATCCGATGTATGACTATGCCCATCCACTATCAGATGCTTTGGAAAAAATAACTCATTCCTTATGTACATTGGAGTTTCAGGATCACAGGCCACTTTATGATTGGTTTATAAATAATTTGCCAGTTCCAGCAAAACCGGTGCAGACTGAATTTGCCCGACTTAATTTATCGCATACAGTCACCAGTAAACGTAAACTCAGGGAGCTTGTTGAGAAAAAAATTGTTACTGGCTGGGATGATCCGCGTTTACCAACATTGCGTGGTATGCGCAAACGAGGCTATCCTGCGGCAGCGCTTAGGCAATTCTGTGAAATCATCGGTATTTCACGGAGTGATTCAGTCATTGATATGTCTTTGCTCGAAGAGTGTGTACGGGATGAATTAAATAAAACAGCAAAACGTGCCCTCTGTGTAGTTGAGCCATTAAAAGTGATCATTGAAAACTACCCAGAAGGCAAAGTGGAAAAATTAGAAGCGCCATTTCACCCACAAGATCCACAAGCAGGAAATCGTATTCTGCCTTTTAGTAGAGAGATTTATATTGAACGGAGTGATTTTATGGAAGATCCTCCTAAAAAATATTTCCGTCTATCTCCCGGAGCCGAAGTTCGTTTAAGACATGCCTATGTGATTCGCTGCACGGAAGTCGTTCATGATGAGCAGGGTAATATTAGCGAATTGCGATGTACCTATGATGAAGATACCTTGGGAAAAAATCCGTCCGATCGAAAAATAAAAGGAGTTATTCATTGGGTATCCTGTGAACAAGCTCATCCAGTCGCTATTTACCAGTTTGATCGCTTGTTTAATGACGCTAATCCTGCGCGGGAAGAGGATTTTCTGCAATTCCTCAATCATGATTCTTTACAGGTTCAAGAGGCTTTTTGCGAACCTTCGTTAGCTAAGCAGTCTTTAGAAGAAGTTTTTCAGTTTGAGCGCTTGGGTTATTACTGCGTCAATCAATTGAATAACGACAAGGTTAGTGCGTTTCATCGCGTTGTAGGTCTTAAAGATACTTGGGGAAAAATGGGTTAA
- the trpA gene encoding tryptophan synthase subunit alpha, which translates to MNRIDITLEQLRVSGKKMLSPYITAGDLHPELTVPLMHELVKAGADVLEIGIPFSDPMAEGPVIQAAMERALSYDISCDDVLAMVEKFREQDKQTPIVLMGYVNPIEQYGYEQFAQRAKQVGVDGTILVDLPPEESAAIAPLWQAQNLHSIYLCSPTTSNERMEMINRYGSGYLYYVSLKGVTGSSNFDLQSVREQYQQRKSQTSLPLMIGFGIKTAAMAAGVAQFADGVIVGAALISQLLNAYQSNDNVPAAGASLINAMRRAMDNNE; encoded by the coding sequence ATGAATCGAATTGACATAACATTAGAGCAATTGCGGGTTAGCGGCAAAAAAATGTTAAGCCCGTATATTACAGCCGGCGACCTTCACCCTGAGTTGACTGTCCCTTTGATGCATGAATTAGTAAAAGCAGGTGCTGACGTTCTTGAAATAGGTATTCCCTTTTCTGATCCTATGGCCGAAGGTCCTGTGATCCAAGCTGCTATGGAGCGCGCTTTGAGCTATGATATTAGCTGTGACGATGTATTGGCGATGGTCGAAAAATTCCGTGAACAGGATAAACAAACGCCAATCGTGTTGATGGGATACGTCAATCCCATAGAGCAATATGGTTATGAGCAATTTGCTCAGCGAGCTAAACAAGTTGGTGTTGATGGAACAATTCTTGTTGATTTACCGCCAGAAGAAAGTGCTGCAATTGCCCCTCTTTGGCAGGCTCAGAATTTACATAGTATTTATTTATGTTCACCAACGACTTCAAATGAGCGTATGGAAATGATTAATCGCTATGGTAGCGGTTATCTATATTACGTTTCATTAAAAGGGGTTACAGGCTCAAGTAATTTTGATTTGCAATCTGTTCGGGAGCAGTACCAGCAACGGAAGTCACAGACCAGTCTACCTTTAATGATAGGGTTTGGCATCAAAACGGCTGCAATGGCAGCAGGAGTTGCTCAATTTGCTGACGGCGTTATTGTGGGAGCAGCTTTGATCAGTCAACTATTGAATGCCTATCAGTCAAACGATAATGTACCTGCTGCCGGTGCTTCTTTGATAAATGCAATGCGGCGCGCGATGGATAATAACGAGTAA